In the Pseudolabrys taiwanensis genome, one interval contains:
- a CDS encoding ABC transporter permease, whose protein sequence is MSKVRRANGRLAEKILPALSIVVFLIAWQLFVDIRHIPPIYLPSPVAILRALLDMIEDGSLFYNLGATLLRIMAGFLVATVTGIVVGIIMGMSRLFERIADPWIAALYPLPKISLIPLLIIWLGTGEAYKIVISAVTAFFPIVMSTYAGVRQVDRGLVKAAIDLGANRRQAQINVVLPAAIPTIFAGLQLGMGVTIILVVAAEMIGGSSTGGMGNLLIQAGQVMETEKVFAALVVLTLMGAVIIKGQQWLDRRLAPWANHL, encoded by the coding sequence GTGAGCAAAGTGCGCCGCGCCAATGGGCGTCTTGCCGAGAAGATTTTACCGGCGCTGAGCATCGTCGTCTTCTTGATCGCCTGGCAACTCTTCGTCGATATCAGGCACATCCCGCCGATCTACCTGCCGTCGCCGGTCGCCATTCTTCGCGCGCTGCTCGACATGATCGAGGATGGCTCGCTGTTCTACAATCTGGGCGCGACGCTGCTGCGCATCATGGCGGGCTTCCTGGTCGCGACCGTGACCGGCATTGTCGTCGGCATCATCATGGGCATGTCGCGGCTGTTCGAGCGCATCGCCGACCCGTGGATCGCGGCGCTCTATCCGCTGCCGAAGATCTCGCTCATCCCGCTGCTGATCATCTGGCTCGGCACCGGCGAAGCCTACAAGATCGTCATCAGCGCGGTGACAGCCTTCTTTCCGATCGTCATGAGCACCTATGCCGGTGTGCGCCAGGTCGACCGCGGGCTGGTCAAGGCGGCGATCGATCTCGGCGCCAACCGGCGCCAGGCGCAGATCAATGTCGTGCTGCCGGCCGCCATTCCGACCATCTTCGCCGGATTGCAGCTCGGCATGGGCGTGACGATCATCCTCGTCGTCGCGGCGGAAATGATTGGCGGCTCCAGCACGGGCGGCATGGGAAATCTGCTGATCCAGGCCGGGCAGGTGATGGAAACCGAAAAGGTGTTCGCGGCGCTCGTCGTGCTGACGCTGATGGGCGCGGTCATCATCAAGGGGCAGCAATGGCTCGACCGCCGTTTGGCGCCCTGGGCCAACCATTTGTGA
- a CDS encoding amidase: MDDGLWRWSAVDLADAIAARRVSSREATESALARLAAVNPRINAVVDVLAEEALAAAAAADAALARGESGGPLHGVPVTVKINVDYAGRPTTTGVVAFKDDIAAADSPPIASLRAAGAVIIGRTNVPAFCARFFTDNDLHGRTLNPWDAGRTPGGSSGGAAAAVATGIGAIAHGTDRAGSIRYPAYACGVVGLRPSFGRVAAYSANPSVEATLASQLMSVQGPLARSVGDVALGLRGMMRGDARDPWWMPAPMLDETERPLRVAVFEGTAGAAVDPAVAAAVRRAAGWLAEAGCEVAPATPPAVAELADMFFSMVKTEEGEGTSRAIERLGDDALRRARAGTMARATKYTLEAYVDALGRRTAILRQWQAFLEQHDALLLPVSYRAPLPIDEDQKGDDAVARMIDAHEPMLAVSMLGLPSLAMPTGIDGTVPTGVQIVSGRFKEALCLRIGAMIEAACPPATPIDPAGPL; encoded by the coding sequence ATGGATGACGGTTTGTGGCGCTGGAGCGCGGTCGATCTCGCGGACGCAATCGCGGCGCGGCGCGTATCCAGCCGCGAGGCGACGGAGAGCGCGCTGGCGCGGCTCGCGGCGGTCAATCCGCGGATCAACGCCGTCGTCGATGTGCTGGCTGAGGAGGCGCTCGCTGCCGCCGCAGCCGCCGACGCGGCGCTGGCGCGGGGCGAGTCTGGGGGGCCGCTGCATGGCGTGCCGGTCACCGTGAAGATCAATGTCGATTATGCCGGCCGGCCGACGACCACGGGCGTGGTCGCGTTCAAGGACGACATCGCGGCCGCGGACAGCCCGCCGATCGCCAGCTTGCGCGCGGCCGGCGCCGTCATCATCGGCCGCACCAATGTGCCGGCGTTCTGCGCCCGCTTCTTCACCGACAACGATCTGCACGGTCGCACGCTCAATCCGTGGGACGCGGGGCGAACGCCGGGCGGCTCGAGTGGCGGTGCGGCCGCCGCCGTCGCCACCGGCATCGGCGCCATCGCGCACGGCACGGACCGGGCGGGGTCGATCCGTTATCCGGCTTATGCCTGCGGCGTCGTCGGCCTGCGGCCCTCGTTTGGCCGCGTGGCGGCTTACAGCGCCAATCCGTCGGTCGAGGCGACTCTCGCCAGCCAGCTGATGAGCGTGCAGGGGCCGCTGGCGCGCTCGGTCGGTGACGTGGCGCTCGGCTTGCGCGGCATGATGCGCGGGGACGCGCGCGATCCGTGGTGGATGCCGGCGCCGATGCTCGATGAAACGGAGCGGCCGCTGCGCGTTGCGGTGTTCGAAGGCACGGCCGGCGCGGCGGTCGATCCCGCTGTCGCAGCCGCAGTGCGGCGGGCCGCCGGTTGGCTGGCGGAGGCTGGTTGCGAGGTCGCGCCGGCGACACCGCCGGCTGTCGCCGAGTTGGCCGACATGTTCTTCTCGATGGTCAAGACCGAGGAAGGCGAGGGCACGTCGCGCGCCATCGAGCGTCTCGGCGACGACGCGCTGCGCCGCGCGCGTGCGGGGACGATGGCCCGTGCGACCAAGTATACGCTCGAGGCCTATGTCGATGCGCTCGGCCGGCGCACGGCTATCCTGCGTCAGTGGCAGGCGTTCCTGGAGCAACATGACGCGCTGCTGCTGCCGGTGTCCTATCGTGCGCCGCTGCCGATCGACGAAGATCAGAAGGGCGATGACGCCGTCGCGCGGATGATCGACGCGCACGAGCCGATGCTGGCCGTATCGATGCTCGGCCTGCCGAGCTTGGCCATGCCGACCGGCATCGATGGCACGGTTCCAACTGGCGTGCAGATCGTGTCGGGCCGCTTCAAGGAAGCGCTTTGTCTGCGGATTGGCGCCATGATCGAAGCCGCGTGTCCTCCGGCCACCCCGATCGACCCGGCCGGGCCGCTATAA
- a CDS encoding ABC transporter substrate-binding protein: MYRMMVADYDSPSYFVATAAVKLGFFKQEGVDVEFVAEYGAKHGPERLRDGSIHFFGGPAFAGTRAFPAWKGIKLVAALAQHSYWFMGLRKDIDIPRGDIKALKGLRISSSFAFPRTALRHMLIEAGIDVDQDEVRIVESLPSKSESHSRDGIKALQENLADGFWGNGMRLALAEKAGIAKLHLDLRRGDGPQGARLYNFAALTMTDAMIEAEPEVAAAAVRAIVKTQKALKADPSLAKKVGDELFPGEEAEMMPVLVARDAPFYEAAITPEAIDGLNAFALANGLLDRPLAYDAIVATGLKANWQA, encoded by the coding sequence ATGTATCGCATGATGGTGGCGGACTACGATTCGCCTTCGTATTTCGTGGCGACCGCCGCGGTGAAGCTCGGTTTCTTCAAACAGGAAGGCGTCGATGTCGAGTTTGTCGCCGAGTATGGCGCCAAGCACGGGCCTGAACGGCTGCGTGACGGCAGCATCCATTTCTTCGGCGGGCCGGCTTTCGCCGGAACCCGGGCGTTCCCGGCCTGGAAGGGCATCAAGCTCGTCGCCGCGCTGGCGCAGCATTCGTACTGGTTCATGGGCCTGCGTAAGGACATCGATATCCCGCGGGGCGACATCAAGGCGCTCAAAGGGCTGCGTATCTCGTCGTCTTTCGCGTTCCCGCGCACCGCGCTGCGGCACATGCTGATCGAAGCCGGTATCGATGTGGACCAGGACGAGGTCCGCATCGTCGAGAGCCTGCCGTCGAAATCGGAATCGCATAGCCGCGACGGCATCAAGGCGTTGCAGGAGAACCTCGCCGACGGATTCTGGGGCAATGGCATGCGTCTCGCGCTCGCGGAGAAGGCGGGTATTGCCAAGCTGCATCTCGATCTGCGCCGGGGCGACGGTCCGCAGGGCGCCCGGCTTTATAACTTCGCGGCGCTGACCATGACCGACGCGATGATTGAAGCCGAACCGGAGGTCGCCGCCGCGGCGGTGCGTGCCATCGTCAAAACGCAGAAGGCGCTCAAGGCCGATCCGTCGCTGGCCAAGAAAGTCGGCGACGAGCTGTTTCCTGGCGAAGAAGCCGAGATGATGCCTGTCCTCGTCGCGCGCGATGCACCTTTTTACGAAGCCGCCATTACGCCCGAGGCCATTGACGGGCTGAATGCGTTCGCTCTTGCCAACGGCCTTTTGGATCGGCCGCTCGCCTACGATGCGATTGTTGCGACCGGTCTGAAGGCCAATTGGCAGGCTTAG
- a CDS encoding ABC transporter ATP-binding protein — MNISVENVRQVWQSRDGSEVVALDGFTHTFQSGRFSCILGPSGCGKSTMAQIVGGIETATSGNVTIDGAHAGKKGSASVMVWQSQNLFPWRSVLDNVAFGPEMAGMSRRERTERARELINSVGLKGFERHYPSQLSGGMRQRVALARALIMDRPILLMDEPFGALDAQTKIVMQEELLRIFEATRKTVIFVTHSIDEAILLGDEVVVMTARPGRIKEVLQVDLPRPRSIEMVSTPAFGALFDRAFHLIRDEVTKAMQEQNAVAGALS, encoded by the coding sequence GGCAGAGCCGCGACGGCTCGGAGGTCGTCGCGCTCGACGGGTTCACGCACACCTTCCAGTCCGGTCGTTTCTCCTGCATCCTGGGTCCGAGCGGCTGCGGCAAGAGCACCATGGCGCAGATCGTCGGCGGCATCGAAACCGCGACCAGCGGCAACGTCACGATCGACGGTGCGCACGCCGGCAAGAAGGGCTCGGCTTCGGTGATGGTCTGGCAGAGCCAGAACCTGTTTCCGTGGCGGAGCGTGCTGGACAACGTGGCGTTCGGCCCTGAGATGGCCGGCATGTCGCGCCGCGAGCGCACGGAGCGCGCACGCGAATTGATCAACTCGGTCGGGCTCAAGGGCTTCGAGCGGCATTATCCGAGCCAGCTTTCCGGCGGCATGCGGCAGCGCGTGGCGCTCGCGCGCGCCTTGATCATGGACCGGCCGATTCTGTTGATGGACGAGCCGTTCGGCGCGCTCGACGCGCAAACGAAGATCGTGATGCAGGAAGAGCTGCTGCGCATTTTCGAAGCCACGCGCAAGACGGTGATCTTCGTGACGCATTCGATCGACGAAGCCATCCTGCTCGGCGACGAGGTGGTGGTGATGACGGCGCGGCCGGGCCGCATCAAGGAGGTCCTCCAGGTCGATCTGCCGCGGCCGCGGTCGATCGAAATGGTCAGTACGCCCGCCTTCGGCGCGCTGTTCGACCGTGCTTTTCATCTGATCCGCGACGAGGTCACCAAGGCGATGCAGGAACAAAATGCCGTCGCGGGGGCGCTGTCGTGA
- a CDS encoding thiamine pyrophosphate-binding protein, with protein MASAGSNDWMGEIDRPNLPGEYPLGWKSDVAAEMLRQLDIPYVALNPGASYRGFHDSLVNYLGNRAPQMIVCLHEDHVVAIAHGYAKATDKPMGAILHSNVGLMHGLMGLFNAFCDRVPMMVIGATGPVAPEKRRPWIDWIHTTKDQAAMLRNYIKWDDEPRSVPGVIEAFLRGYQMTVTKPSAPVYICLDAGLQEEGVSGEITFPDVARYVPMTLPAAAAADVRTVVDLVKHAKTPVFMFGRGSREQRHWEARVEVAELAGASVMSSQRERAVFPTQHGLHVLPPMGSLSPAAKELLAGADLIVSFDYPDLQGTLRQVNRNTGAIAAKVVKVSLDHTLHNGWSMDYFGLPPADLAIMADPDAFAEQLRDELSAQLGGVKRWDGRSRRTWGEIGYSENADVELVSRDIEVALAEVRGERKFTLTHLSFGWDGRAYHWNDPLDYLGHDGGAGLGAGPGLALGAALALKDQGRTVISVDGDGDFMQGATALWTAAHHQIPALFVINNNRSNFNDEIHQEAVAKDRKRPPENKWIGMRISEPNVDIAALARSQGVEAEGPVTDRQSLLAALERGLAVVASGKPYLIDVLVKPSYANKLVTRGD; from the coding sequence ATGGCGAGCGCGGGCAGCAACGACTGGATGGGCGAGATCGACCGTCCGAACCTTCCCGGCGAATACCCGCTCGGCTGGAAAAGCGATGTCGCCGCGGAAATGCTGCGCCAGCTCGACATTCCTTACGTCGCCCTGAATCCCGGCGCGAGCTATCGCGGCTTTCACGACAGCCTCGTCAATTATCTCGGCAATCGCGCGCCGCAGATGATCGTCTGCCTGCACGAGGACCACGTCGTCGCCATCGCGCACGGCTACGCGAAAGCGACCGACAAGCCGATGGGCGCGATTCTGCATTCCAATGTCGGCCTGATGCATGGCCTCATGGGTCTTTTCAACGCCTTCTGCGATCGTGTGCCGATGATGGTGATCGGCGCGACCGGTCCGGTTGCCCCGGAGAAGCGCCGGCCCTGGATCGACTGGATCCACACGACCAAGGACCAGGCGGCGATGTTACGCAATTATATCAAGTGGGACGACGAGCCTCGCTCCGTCCCCGGTGTGATCGAGGCGTTCCTTCGCGGCTATCAGATGACCGTCACCAAGCCGTCCGCGCCGGTCTATATCTGTCTCGATGCGGGCCTTCAGGAAGAAGGCGTCTCCGGCGAGATCACGTTCCCTGATGTTGCTCGCTACGTGCCCATGACCTTACCCGCGGCGGCGGCCGCGGACGTGCGCACCGTCGTCGACCTGGTGAAGCATGCCAAAACGCCTGTATTCATGTTCGGCCGTGGATCGCGCGAACAGCGCCATTGGGAGGCGCGTGTCGAAGTGGCGGAGCTCGCCGGCGCCTCGGTCATGTCTTCGCAGCGCGAGCGCGCCGTGTTTCCGACGCAGCATGGTTTGCACGTCCTGCCGCCGATGGGGTCGCTGTCGCCGGCGGCCAAGGAGCTCCTGGCTGGCGCGGATCTGATCGTGAGCTTCGATTACCCCGATCTGCAGGGGACGTTGCGGCAGGTCAACCGCAACACCGGCGCCATCGCCGCGAAGGTGGTGAAAGTGTCGCTCGACCACACGCTGCACAACGGCTGGAGCATGGACTATTTCGGCCTTCCGCCCGCCGATCTGGCCATCATGGCCGATCCGGACGCTTTCGCCGAGCAACTGCGCGACGAACTTTCCGCGCAGCTCGGCGGCGTAAAGCGATGGGACGGCCGTTCACGCCGGACGTGGGGGGAGATCGGCTATTCGGAGAACGCCGACGTCGAACTCGTGTCGCGCGATATCGAGGTGGCCCTCGCCGAGGTGCGCGGCGAACGCAAGTTCACGTTGACGCATCTGTCGTTCGGGTGGGACGGCCGCGCCTATCACTGGAACGATCCGCTCGACTATCTCGGTCATGACGGAGGGGCAGGTCTTGGGGCGGGCCCCGGCCTCGCCCTCGGCGCCGCGCTTGCGCTGAAGGACCAAGGGCGTACGGTGATCAGTGTGGATGGCGATGGCGACTTCATGCAAGGCGCGACCGCGTTATGGACGGCGGCGCATCATCAAATTCCCGCGCTGTTCGTGATCAACAACAACCGCTCGAACTTCAACGACGAGATTCATCAGGAAGCGGTGGCCAAGGATCGCAAGCGGCCGCCGGAGAATAAGTGGATCGGCATGCGGATCTCGGAGCCCAATGTCGATATCGCCGCGCTGGCGCGCTCGCAGGGCGTCGAGGCCGAGGGGCCGGTGACCGACCGCCAATCGTTGCTGGCGGCGTTGGAGCGGGGCTTGGCCGTGGTCGCGTCCGGCAAGCCCTATTTGATCGATGTGCTGGTCAAGCCGAGCTACGCCAACAAGCTGGTGACGCGCGGCGATTGA
- a CDS encoding DUF892 family protein codes for MYHHVKKLMYTVRVDEPDPAFGNMLLEQFGGANGELAAAMQYSIQGLNCEDPDRKDLLMDIGTEELSHLEIVGTLARMHLAPMKFARDAAEADPLIAIAGGGGVNLFNSMGNPWTADYLKITGELDVDLRSNIAAEARAKIVYERLINFCDDSGTKDALQFLMTREITHMRMFSLALESMGKPPFMIGKIAPTEGLVDQIFNDSTGQGDHGEIDARGPWNEGEPWQFVESPAIQAMKSLENGGEAVPVHAESAELTETGPIQDLLVHQLRDILHGEKQLLKALPKMANAARSGQLQRLFQQHLQETEEQVSRLEECLSLLGVTARTKPCKGMMGIIEEGEEIIAESKKKKDPAAADLALIGAAQRVEHYEISGYITARNLAQQLKHSAIVQYLTLSLGEEENADQLLNQVARPLMSAARMPSAVE; via the coding sequence ATGTATCACCACGTAAAAAAGCTAATGTACACGGTTCGCGTCGATGAGCCCGATCCAGCTTTCGGAAACATGCTTCTGGAACAGTTCGGTGGGGCTAACGGAGAGTTGGCGGCAGCGATGCAGTACTCGATCCAGGGGCTCAATTGTGAGGACCCGGATCGCAAGGATTTGTTGATGGACATCGGCACCGAGGAGCTGAGCCATTTGGAGATCGTCGGAACGCTAGCCCGGATGCATCTCGCGCCGATGAAGTTTGCCAGAGACGCGGCCGAAGCCGACCCTCTGATCGCGATCGCCGGCGGGGGCGGGGTGAACCTGTTCAATTCGATGGGCAATCCGTGGACGGCGGACTATCTGAAGATTACCGGTGAGCTGGACGTCGACTTGCGCAGCAATATCGCCGCCGAGGCGCGGGCCAAGATCGTCTATGAACGGCTGATCAACTTCTGCGACGACTCAGGAACGAAGGACGCGCTCCAGTTCCTGATGACGCGCGAGATCACTCATATGCGAATGTTTTCGCTCGCGCTCGAAAGCATGGGCAAACCGCCGTTTATGATCGGCAAGATCGCGCCAACCGAGGGGCTGGTCGATCAGATATTCAACGACTCCACCGGGCAGGGGGATCACGGCGAGATAGACGCGCGTGGTCCCTGGAACGAGGGTGAGCCGTGGCAATTCGTTGAATCGCCGGCGATCCAGGCAATGAAAAGCCTCGAGAACGGCGGCGAAGCTGTGCCGGTCCATGCCGAGAGCGCCGAGCTCACCGAGACGGGCCCGATCCAGGATCTTCTGGTTCATCAGCTCCGCGACATCCTCCACGGGGAGAAGCAGCTTCTGAAAGCCCTGCCGAAAATGGCCAATGCCGCACGGTCCGGACAATTGCAGCGGCTTTTCCAGCAACATCTCCAGGAGACCGAAGAACAGGTCAGCCGGCTCGAGGAGTGCCTCTCTCTTCTGGGCGTCACCGCGAGGACGAAGCCGTGCAAAGGCATGATGGGCATCATCGAGGAGGGCGAAGAAATCATCGCGGAGTCGAAGAAGAAGAAGGATCCCGCGGCGGCCGACTTGGCTCTCATTGGCGCGGCGCAACGCGTGGAGCATTACGAAATCTCCGGCTACATCACGGCGCGCAATCTGGCACAGCAACTGAAGCACTCTGCGATCGTTCAATACCTCACGCTTTCCCTGGGTGAGGAGGAGAACGCCGACCAACTGCTCAATCAGGTGGCTCGGCCGCTGATGTCGGCGGCGCGAATGCCATCGGCGGTCGAATAG
- a CDS encoding MarR family winged helix-turn-helix transcriptional regulator: MAKTARKKANRVPSNGAGPFVVPSTISRRDYFKDGSDDWFRDSLYRLVQALSRLLVCREAFGRRLGLTGSQFTVLMGVAYRQGDTGITIAALANYIGLAATHVTTEVGRLIRKGLLVKRPNANDGRSVLISLSPKGEAAVEIVSPMVCKINDLLFTNIDRKQFDTTNEFAKLLLTNAEYAIAEIRVSEADRAAK, from the coding sequence ATGGCTAAGACTGCACGCAAGAAGGCTAACCGGGTTCCTTCGAACGGTGCCGGACCGTTTGTCGTCCCGTCGACGATCTCGAGACGCGACTACTTCAAGGATGGCTCCGACGACTGGTTTCGCGACTCGCTCTATCGATTGGTGCAGGCACTGAGCCGCCTTCTTGTGTGCCGTGAGGCCTTCGGCCGCCGTCTCGGTCTCACCGGTAGCCAATTCACCGTGTTGATGGGCGTGGCCTACCGACAGGGGGACACCGGCATCACCATCGCGGCGTTGGCGAACTACATCGGACTGGCCGCAACGCATGTGACGACCGAGGTCGGCCGCCTCATCCGCAAAGGTCTTCTCGTCAAGCGTCCGAACGCCAACGACGGCCGCAGCGTGCTCATTTCGCTGTCACCCAAAGGCGAGGCCGCCGTCGAGATCGTTTCGCCGATGGTGTGCAAGATCAACGATCTCTTGTTCACGAATATCGATCGGAAACAATTCGATACGACCAACGAATTCGCCAAATTGCTGCTCACCAATGCGGAATATGCCATCGCCGAGATCCGCGTGAGCGAGGCGGACCGCGCCGCCAAATAG
- a CDS encoding STN domain-containing protein produces MLALSPMNGVRAFERYINFDLAPQPLGTALVAFANQTGMTALVDGELASGLQSSSVIGRFSPQDALQVLLAGTGLVIRYAGANAFTVGLPPPQASVGTQRSPWSPVQ; encoded by the coding sequence ATGCTCGCGCTGTCCCCGATGAATGGGGTCAGGGCTTTCGAACGATACATCAATTTCGATCTGGCGCCGCAACCGCTCGGGACCGCCTTGGTGGCATTCGCCAACCAAACGGGCATGACGGCGTTGGTCGATGGCGAGTTGGCCAGCGGCCTGCAATCGTCGTCCGTCATCGGGCGATTTTCGCCTCAGGATGCGTTGCAAGTCCTGCTCGCGGGCACCGGCCTGGTGATCCGTTACGCCGGCGCCAACGCGTTCACGGTCGGCCTTCCGCCGCCCCAGGCGTCCGTCGGCACACAGCGTTCGCCATGGTCGCCGGTGCAGTAA
- a CDS encoding Bug family tripartite tricarboxylate transporter substrate binding protein, which produces MSVIAASAKAAAYPTRPITLIVPYGAGGPTDTIGRIIAEGLREALNGTIVVENVAGASGTIGVTKFYRSPNDGYTLCLGNWPTFVLNGAIFKAPYDVTKDFEPIGRVVTDPQIIISRPDLPANNLKELIAWFKSNGDKATQATGGTGSTSHVAGILFQHKTDTQFAFVPYRQGVGAAMVDLIAGRVDTMFSVAANAIPHLKSGAVKAYAVTAKERLGIMPDIPTVDEAGLPGFYTANWHALFAPKGTPKPILEALNAALVTALANPDIRKRMEDVGQTLPPKEQQTPQALTQLLKDDIATWWPVVKEAGIKNE; this is translated from the coding sequence TTGTCGGTTATCGCCGCCTCAGCAAAGGCTGCGGCCTATCCGACGCGACCCATTACGCTGATCGTGCCCTACGGCGCGGGTGGGCCGACCGACACGATCGGACGCATTATCGCGGAAGGCCTTCGTGAAGCTCTCAACGGCACGATCGTCGTCGAGAACGTGGCCGGCGCATCCGGTACGATCGGCGTAACGAAGTTTTATCGTTCGCCGAACGATGGCTACACGCTTTGCCTCGGCAATTGGCCGACATTCGTGCTCAATGGTGCGATCTTCAAGGCGCCGTACGATGTGACGAAGGATTTCGAGCCGATCGGCCGCGTCGTCACGGATCCGCAGATCATTATTTCGCGACCGGATCTCCCGGCCAACAATCTGAAGGAACTGATCGCCTGGTTTAAAAGCAACGGGGACAAGGCGACGCAGGCGACTGGTGGCACCGGCAGCACGTCGCATGTGGCCGGCATCCTGTTCCAGCACAAGACGGATACTCAGTTCGCCTTCGTGCCGTACCGGCAAGGCGTTGGCGCCGCGATGGTCGATCTGATCGCCGGTCGGGTCGATACCATGTTCAGCGTCGCCGCCAACGCCATTCCGCATCTCAAGAGCGGCGCCGTCAAAGCCTACGCGGTGACGGCGAAAGAACGTCTCGGCATTATGCCGGACATCCCGACCGTCGACGAGGCCGGCCTGCCCGGATTCTACACGGCGAACTGGCATGCGTTGTTTGCGCCGAAGGGCACGCCAAAGCCGATTCTCGAGGCGCTGAATGCCGCACTCGTGACCGCTCTTGCCAATCCAGACATCCGCAAGCGGATGGAAGATGTAGGACAGACCTTGCCGCCGAAAGAGCAGCAGACCCCCCAAGCGCTGACGCAGCTCTTGAAGGACGACATCGCGACATGGTGGCCGGTCGTCAAAGAGGCGGGAATCAAGAACGAATGA